A genomic stretch from Nitrobacter winogradskyi Nb-255 includes:
- the argF gene encoding ornithine carbamoyltransferase — MSKAPRHFLDLLDMSTGELRAILDASVAMKKRRKEGLIADKPLAGKTLAMIFDKPSTRTRVSFDVGMRQLGGEAIMLTGAEMQLGRGETIADTAKVLSRFVDIIMIRILSHDALTELAAHATVPVINGLTRRSHPCQVMADVMTFEEHRGPIEGRTVAWTGDDNNVLASWAHAAERFSFNLNVATPQELAPNKPLKDWIRSSGASIRLGTDPEAAVRGADCIVTDTWVSMGDKDGEHRHNLLRPYQVNAELMRLAKSDALFMHCLPAHRGEEVTDEVIDGPQSVVFDEAENRLHAQKGILAWCLGAGG; from the coding sequence ATGAGCAAGGCGCCGCGGCATTTTCTCGACCTGCTCGATATGTCGACCGGGGAGTTGCGCGCGATCCTCGACGCCAGCGTCGCGATGAAGAAGCGGCGCAAGGAGGGCCTGATCGCCGACAAGCCGCTCGCAGGCAAGACGCTGGCGATGATCTTCGACAAGCCCTCGACACGTACCCGCGTGTCGTTCGACGTCGGCATGCGTCAACTGGGCGGCGAGGCGATCATGCTGACCGGGGCGGAAATGCAACTCGGGCGCGGCGAGACCATCGCGGATACCGCGAAGGTTCTGTCGCGCTTCGTCGATATCATCATGATCCGTATCCTCAGCCACGACGCGCTGACGGAGCTCGCGGCCCACGCCACCGTGCCCGTCATCAACGGACTGACGCGGCGTTCGCATCCCTGCCAGGTGATGGCCGACGTGATGACTTTCGAGGAGCATCGCGGGCCGATCGAGGGGCGGACCGTGGCGTGGACCGGCGACGACAACAACGTGCTGGCGTCGTGGGCGCATGCGGCGGAGCGCTTCAGCTTCAACCTCAACGTCGCGACCCCACAGGAGCTGGCGCCGAACAAGCCGCTGAAGGATTGGATCAGATCGAGTGGGGCGTCGATCAGGCTCGGCACCGATCCCGAAGCGGCGGTGCGCGGCGCTGACTGCATCGTCACCGACACCTGGGTGTCGATGGGCGACAAGGATGGCGAGCACCGCCACAATCTGCTCAGGCCCTACCAGGTCAATGCGGAATTGATGCGTCTCGCCAAATCTGACGCGCTGTTCATGCATTGCCTGCCGGCGCACCGTGGCGAAGAGGTCACCGACGAGGTCATTGACGGGCCGCAATCGGTGGTGTTCGACGAGGCCGAAAATCGCCTTCACGCCCAGAAAGGCATTCTGGCCTGGTGTCTCGGTGCGGGCGGGTAG
- a CDS encoding YHS domain-containing (seleno)protein, with amino-acid sequence MTARRQERNGLRLGLAVIAALGGGLAPPGLDLTALAATSERVVVDRYTGLAIGGFDPVAFFTDARPVRGVSEFEVSHDGVIWRFANPSNRAFFLADPDVYSPRFGGYDPVGVTRGVVRAGTARLWLVIGERLYLFGHEDTRAAFAADPARYLREATRRWAALKEMLAQ; translated from the coding sequence ATGACGGCACGGCGGCAGGAAAGGAATGGCTTGCGTCTTGGGTTGGCCGTGATCGCCGCGCTGGGCGGCGGGCTCGCTCCCCCCGGCCTCGATTTGACGGCGCTGGCCGCCACCTCCGAACGGGTCGTGGTCGACCGGTATACCGGACTTGCGATCGGCGGGTTCGATCCCGTGGCGTTTTTTACCGACGCGCGGCCGGTGCGAGGCGTGTCCGAGTTCGAGGTGTCGCATGATGGCGTCATCTGGCGCTTCGCCAATCCCAGCAACCGCGCCTTTTTCCTCGCCGACCCCGATGTCTATAGTCCGCGTTTCGGCGGCTACGATCCGGTTGGCGTTACGCGGGGCGTGGTCCGCGCCGGGACCGCGCGATTGTGGCTGGTGATCGGCGAGCGGCTCTATCTGTTCGGCCATGAGGACACCCGCGCGGCTTTCGCCGCCGATCCGGCGCGTTATCTGCGGGAGGCGACGCGCCGCTGGGCCGCGCTCAAGGAGATGCTCGCGCAATAG
- a CDS encoding 3'(2'),5'-bisphosphate nucleotidase CysQ family protein encodes MPVIDAQSAAALVGLLTDLVAKAGAAVLSVNRDRMKTGGKIDGSPVTDADLAADNVIAEGLARLCPDIPVLSEERAHLATPPYSGSLFVIDPLDGTKEFIAGRNEYTVNLAIVTEGMPLLGIIGAPALGSIWRGLVGRGAERLTDVSDSRAGVAEPIRTRPFPAPNSQWIAAVSRSHADSRSDAFISRRPGAVRKPLGSAVKFCRIAEGCADIYPRLAPTCEWDVAAGHALVTAAGGKVTDESGAPLRFGEAREGFLVPGFIAWGDPSAAPL; translated from the coding sequence ATGCCGGTGATCGACGCTCAATCCGCCGCGGCGCTGGTGGGATTGCTCACCGATCTGGTCGCGAAAGCCGGCGCCGCCGTGCTCTCGGTCAATCGCGACCGCATGAAGACAGGCGGCAAGATCGACGGCTCTCCCGTCACGGATGCGGATCTCGCCGCTGACAATGTGATCGCGGAAGGACTCGCGCGGCTCTGCCCCGATATTCCGGTGCTCTCCGAGGAGCGGGCGCATCTCGCGACACCGCCTTATTCCGGAAGCCTGTTCGTGATCGATCCGCTGGACGGCACCAAGGAGTTCATCGCCGGCCGCAACGAATACACCGTCAACCTCGCGATCGTGACGGAGGGCATGCCGCTGCTCGGCATCATCGGCGCGCCGGCGCTCGGGTCGATCTGGCGCGGCCTTGTCGGGCGCGGCGCCGAACGCCTCACGGACGTCTCCGACTCGCGCGCCGGCGTCGCCGAGCCGATCAGGACACGGCCGTTTCCCGCACCGAACTCTCAATGGATCGCCGCCGTCAGCCGATCCCACGCCGACAGCCGCTCGGACGCCTTCATCTCCCGCCGTCCCGGCGCGGTGCGCAAGCCGCTCGGCTCCGCCGTCAAGTTCTGCCGGATCGCGGAAGGCTGTGCCGATATCTACCCGCGCCTTGCCCCTACCTGCGAATGGGACGTTGCGGCAGGCCACGCTTTGGTCACCGCCGCCGGCGGCAAGGTCACGGACGAATCGGGCGCGCCGCTGCGTTTCGGTGAAGCGCGCGAGGGATTTCTGGTGCCGGGGTTTATCGCCTGGGGCGACCCTTCCGCCGCGCCCCTATAG
- a CDS encoding DUF1134 domain-containing protein, with product MTFISRLAAVALAAVMFAIVPASAQQSAPYQTPPAQPYQAQPYQAQPAHRNGSPGTYSSDELLKSGTRFFGNVSRGLASVIERAVSQWGLPNGYILGEEGSGAFVAGLRYGEGTLYTKNAGDLKVYWQGPSVGFDWGGDGARTMTLVYNLPATNAIYQRFVGIDGSAYIVGGFGMTALTANDIVLVPIRSGLGLRLGANVGYLKYTPQATWNPF from the coding sequence ATGACTTTCATTTCGCGCCTTGCAGCGGTCGCGCTCGCTGCGGTGATGTTCGCGATTGTGCCGGCTTCCGCCCAGCAATCAGCGCCGTACCAGACGCCGCCGGCACAGCCCTACCAAGCACAGCCGTACCAGGCGCAGCCGGCGCATCGGAACGGCAGTCCCGGCACCTATTCGTCGGATGAACTCCTCAAATCCGGAACCCGGTTCTTCGGCAACGTCTCGCGGGGTCTCGCATCCGTCATCGAACGTGCGGTCAGCCAGTGGGGCCTGCCGAACGGCTACATCCTGGGCGAGGAAGGCTCGGGGGCCTTCGTCGCGGGTCTGCGCTACGGCGAGGGCACCCTCTACACCAAAAATGCCGGCGATCTGAAAGTCTATTGGCAGGGGCCGTCCGTCGGCTTCGACTGGGGCGGCGACGGCGCCCGGACCATGACGCTGGTCTATAATCTGCCTGCCACCAACGCGATCTATCAGCGTTTCGTCGGCATCGACGGTTCCGCCTATATCGTCGGCGGCTTCGGAATGACGGCGCTGACCGCGAACGACATCGTGCTGGTCCCGATCCGCTCGGGTCTCGGGCTGCGGCTCGGCGCCAATGTCGGCTACCTGAAATATACCCCGCAAGCGACCTGGAACCCGTTCTGA
- the chpT gene encoding histidine phosphotransferase ChpT, which yields MSGTSSPGPAPDALELAALLCSRVCHDLISPVGAIVNGLEVLDDDPKPDDREFALDLIRKSARTASARLQFCRLAFGAAGSVSAQIDLGDAQNIAKGHFEDGKITLAWNLPRLLLPKNRVKLLLNLLVIAQQTIPRGGVLTIDPLGEGEAMGFQITAAGLNARVSQPVAELLASGSTGAVYAHAVQPYYTRLLAEACGISISLVAEGDKVVATAR from the coding sequence ATGTCTGGCACATCGTCTCCCGGTCCCGCTCCCGACGCGCTCGAACTCGCGGCGCTGCTCTGCTCGCGCGTCTGTCACGATCTCATTAGTCCCGTGGGCGCAATCGTCAACGGACTTGAAGTGCTGGACGACGATCCAAAGCCGGACGATCGCGAATTCGCCCTCGATCTGATTCGCAAGAGCGCCAGAACCGCGTCGGCGCGGCTGCAGTTTTGCCGTCTCGCCTTCGGGGCGGCGGGCTCGGTCAGCGCGCAGATCGATCTGGGCGATGCGCAGAACATCGCGAAGGGTCATTTCGAGGACGGCAAGATCACGCTCGCCTGGAATCTGCCGCGCCTGCTGCTGCCGAAGAACAGGGTGAAACTTCTGCTCAACCTGCTGGTGATCGCGCAGCAGACGATTCCGCGCGGAGGGGTGCTGACGATCGACCCGCTCGGTGAGGGCGAGGCCATGGGCTTTCAGATCACCGCCGCCGGGCTGAACGCCCGCGTGTCGCAGCCCGTCGCCGAGCTTCTGGCATCCGGTTCGACCGGCGCGGTCTATGCCCACGCGGTTCAACCCTATTACACACGTCTACTGGCCGAGGCCTGCGGCATCAGCATCTCCCTGGTCGCCGAGGGTGACAAGGTGGTGGCAACCGCCCGTTAA